A genomic region of Raphanus sativus cultivar WK10039 chromosome 6, ASM80110v3, whole genome shotgun sequence contains the following coding sequences:
- the LOC108810401 gene encoding protein NOI4-like, whose amino-acid sequence MASNDAGRPLPKFGEWDVNDPATADGYTVIFSKAGEDKKTGRSSTKTASQRKQDGDKPAVKKWLCFTFS is encoded by the coding sequence ATGGCATCAAACGACGCTGGAAGGCCGTTACCTAAATTTGGGGAATGGGATGTGAATGATCCGGCAACTGCGGATGGATACACGGTGATATTCAGCAAAGCCGGTGAAGATAAAAAGACGGGAAGGAGTTCGACAAAGACGGCTTCTCAGAGGAAACAAGACGGTGATAAACCAGCGGTCAAGAAATGGCTTTGTTTTACCTTTTCTTAA
- the LOC130495679 gene encoding uncharacterized protein At4g02000-like, with amino-acid sequence MDHQRFTAAEKGKDIMTTTRGPQRKRIRASAFDNSTLLLGNALTLIGRLTNSKEQSITRNYFFQFRFQEEEDLQRVLSNRPYHSKHWTLILQPWEPVISASFPSQIPFWIQLKGLLLHYWHAKMIDDIPDALGTLEGTDISSNTVRMRLLLNGLEPLVMETIVKFSEGEEALVTLEYEELENFCSICHSLTHAALNCIHSLEVANSTPREYAPNRGNEIHSSKAHSQRRDSPGRSRSTYRSHRSQEKRQTPSFNQRLDRNGRPFGERVFYPSHQVKPLKNKIAPSYTVDQPARRRTYDIPSEG; translated from the exons ATGGACCACCAAAGATTCACAGCCGCCGAAAAAGGAAAAGACATCATGACAACAACTAGAGGACCCCAACGCAAACGTATCCGAGCTTCAGCCTTTGACAACTCTACGCTCTTACTAGGAAACGCTCTCACTCTGATAGGAAGACTTACTAACTCGAAAGAGCAGTCTATCACTC GAAACTACTTCTTCCAGTTCAGATTCCAGGAAGAGGAAGATCTTCAAAGGGTTCTTAGCAACAGACCTTATCACTCGAAACACTGGACGCTCATCCTCCAGCCCTGGGAACCTGTCATATCAGCTTCTTTCCCTTCACAAATCCCATTCTGGATCCAACTCAAGGGACTTCTCCTTCACTACTGGCATGCTAAGATGATAGACGACATTCCTGACGCACTAGGAACGCTTGAGGGGACTGACATCTCTTCCAATACAGTGCGTATGAGACTCCTCCTCAACGGCTTAGAACCACTGGTGATGGAGACAATTGTGAAATTTTCTGAGGGTGAGGAAGCACTAGTAACACTAGAATATGAGGAGTTGGAAAACTTCTGCAGTATATGCCACTCCCTCACGCATGCAGCCTTAAACTGTATACACTCTCTAGAAGTAGCCAACTCAACTCCTCGTGAGTACGCTCCCAATAGGGGCAATGAGATACACAGTAGCAAAGCTCATTCTCAAAGAAGAGACTCCCCTGGCCGCTCGAGAAGTACATACAGATCACATAGAAGCCAAGAGAAACGTCAAACTCCATCCTTCAACCAAAGATTGGACCGTAATGGCAGACCATTTGGGGAACGTGTCTTTTACCCTTCCCACCAGGTGAAACCTCTGAAGAATAAAATTGCTCCCTCCTACACTGTTGATCAACCAGCTAGGAGAAGAACCTATGACATACCCTCAGAAGGGTAA
- the LOC108808211 gene encoding WAT1-related protein At1g68170-like has protein sequence MIIVQIGYAGQDILFKLVIEDGVNVRVVVAYRLIFATIFMFLLAFIFERNKRPEFTWRLLILAFLVGLFGWVKIGNGLGGPCWNTALMNMMGSLMALFVALIWKPDLEEWRLGWDIKLFARIFSGIMISGMAFAVIVWCVDANGPVFVSMFRPVRLVVVVIVASLILQEPIHSGSIIGTVIIVGGLYLVLWAKKKEMKSMSDPVETNRTDRNAV, from the exons ATGATAATTGTACAAATTGGTTACGCAGGCCAAGATATTCTATTCAAACTTGTGATCGAAGATGGTGTGAACGTCAGAGTTGTTGTAGCATATCGTCTCATCTTCGCCACCATTTTTATGTTCCTTCTTGCCTTCATCTTCGAAAG GAACAAGAGGCCAGAGTTTACATGGAGGCTGCTTATCCTGGCATTTCTCGTGGGGTTATTCGGGTGG GTTAAGATAGGTAACGGACTTGGAGGACCTTGTTGGAACACTGCTTTGATGAACATGATGGGGAGCTTGATGGCTCTTTTTGTGGCTCTTATTTGGAAACCCGATTTAGAAGAATGGAGACTAGGATGGGATATTAAACTGTTTGCCCGCATATTTTCG GGAATTATGATTTCCGGGATGGCATTTGCTGTCATTGTGTGGTGTGTGGACGCTAATGGACCAGTATTTGTGTCCATGTTTAGGCCTGTAAGACTTGTTGTCGTCGTCATCGTTGCATCACTTATTTTACAAGAGCCTATACATTCCGGGAG CATTATAGGTACAGTCATTATTGTGGGAGGATTGTACCTCGTCTTATGGGctaagaaaaaagaaatgaagagTATGTCAGATCCAGTAGAAACAAATAGGACAGATCGTAATGCTGTGTGA